A region of the Amycolatopsis sp. cg13 genome:
ACTGGTTGCCGGGCTCGCGGCCGCGGTGCGCGACGTGATGGCAGGCGCGGATTGCCCGGGCCGCGCGCTCGGCCTCGGCGTCGCGTTCCCGGGTCCGGTGGACGTCGACGCGGGCACCATCACGCTGCCGTCGCGGATGCCTGGCTGGCGCGGTTTCGCGGTCCGGGATGCGCTGGCGGAGCACTTCGAGCTGCCGGTGTTCGTGGACAACGACGCGAACCTGCTGGCGTTGGGCGAATCCGTGGCCGGCGCGCCCGGCCGGACGTTGCTGGTGGTGAAGGCGGGTACCGGCATCGGGTCCGGAATAGTGCTGGGCGGCGAGCTTTACCGCGGCCGGGCCGGAGTCGCGGGCGACATCAGCCACGTGCGCGTGCCCGCCGCCGAGGACCGGCCGTGCACCTGCGGGAACCGAGGTTGCCTGGAAGTGGTGGCCAGCGGCGCCGCGCTCGTCGGGCAGTTGCGGGCGCAGGGATTGAAGCTGGAGACCACCGCGCAGGTGATGGCCACCGCCGAGGACGGGCATCCCGAAGCGACCACGGCCGTGCGGCGCGCCGGGCTGCGGCTCGGCGAGGTGCTCGCCACGGTGGTCAACTTCAGCAACCCGGACGAGGTGCTGCTCGGCGGCGCGCTGTCCGGTTCGGAAGCGTTCGTCGCGGCCGTGCGCGGTGCGTTGTACGAACGGTGCCTTCCCTTGGCTACCAGGGAATTGCGGATCGACCGGGTGCGCTTCGGTGCGGACGCGGGACTTTGCGGCGCGGGCGCGCTCGCGCTGGACGCGGTGTTCGAGCAAGCGATCAAACGGAGTGGACGATGAAGAAGCTGCGGGTCGGGATCACCGGAATCGCCATCGAATCGAGTACCTTCTCGCCGCATAGGTCCACTGTGGACGACTTCCGGATCTCGCGCGGCGACGACTTGCTGGCCCGCTACGACTTTCTCGACGAGGACTGGGCAGCTGACGTTGAATGGGTGCCGCTGGTCGACGCCCGGTCGCTTCCCGGTGGTGCGGTCACCGAGGAGGCTTACGCTGAGCTGTCCGGGGAAATCCTGGACCGGTTGCGTTCGGCGGGCGAATTGGACGGGCTGTTCTTCGACATCCACGGCGCGATGAGCGTGGTCGGACGGTCCGATGTGGAGGCTTCGCTCGCACAGGAGGTCCGTTCCATTCTCGGCCCGGACGTCCTGGTGTCGGCGTCGATGGACTTGCACGGCAACGTTTCCCGCGAGCTGGTCACGGCGCTGGACCTGATCACCTGCTACCGGATGGCCCCGCACGAGGACGCGTGGGAGACCCGCGAGCGGGCGGCGCGGAACCTGGTGGCGCGGCTGCGGTCCGGCGGTCGGCCGAAGAAGGCTTGGGTGCCGGTTCCGGTTCTGCTGCCGGGGGAGAAGACCAGCACCCGGCTCGAACCGGCGAAGAGCATTTACGCGGCGGTGGACGACGTCGAAGCGCTCGACGGAGTCCTGGACGCGGCGATCTGGGTCGGCTACGCGTGGGCCGATGAACCACGCTGCCAGGCCGCGGTGGTGGTGATGGGCGACGACGTTTCCGTGATCACCAAGGAAGCGGAGTACCTGGCACAGTCCTATTGGGACGCTCGGCACGATTTCGCGTTCGTCGCCCCGACCGGCACCCTGCAGGAATGCCTCACGCAGGCGGTCGCTTCGACCTCGCGACCGTTCTTCATCAGCGATTCCGGCGACAACCCGACCGCTGGCGGTGCCGGGGACACGTCGTGGAGTCTGGACGTCCTGCTGAACACTCCGGCCATTGTGGACTCTTCGCTGACCACTTTGTACGCGGCCATTGTGGACCCTGAGGCTGTCGCTGCGGCGGTGGCAGCCGGTGTCGGCGCGACGATTTCCGTTGAACTGGGCGGAAAAGTCGACTCCGGCCCGCACGGTCCGGTCGCGCTCACCGCGCAGGTGGCCGCGATCGACGCCGACGACCCGGTCGCCGGAACCGCGGTGGTGCTGGCGGTCGGCGGCTTGCGGGTGATCGTGACCGCGCGCCGCAAGCCGTATCACCTCGAATCCGATTTCCACGCGCTCGGCCTGCGCCCGCGCGAGGCGGACGTCGTGATCGTCAAAATCGGCTACCTCGAACCGGAGCTGTACGACATGGCCGCCGACTGGCTGCTCGCCCTCACCCCCGGCGGCGTCGACCAGGACCTGCTCCGGCTCGGCCACTCCGGCATCGTCCGGCCGATGTTCCCGTTCGACCCCGGCATGGCGGCCCCCTCGCTCGCTCCAGAGGTCTTCTGAACACCGTGAGTAGTTAGCGCCGAGGCGGTCGGTAACTCGCCTCGGCGCTGACCTGTATTTACCTCCGCCGACTTGACAGGCAGGTATTTGCCTGCCTTACTGTAGGTGTGCAACCCGACCTGGACAAAGTGTTCAAGGCGCTGGCGGATCCGACCCGCCGGTACCTGCTCGACCAGCTGCGCGAGGACAACGGGCAGACGCTGGGCGAGCTGTGCCGCCGGCTGGAGATGACGCGGCAGTCCGCGACCCAGCACCTCGCCGTGCTGGAGGCGGCGAATCTGGTGAGCAGCGTGCGCCGCGGCCGGGAAAAGCTGCACTACCTGAATCCGGTGCCGCTGCACGAGATGCAGGAGCGGTGGGTGGACCGGTTCGAGCAGCCGCGGCTGCGGATGCTCAGTGCCGTCAAACGTCGAGCAGAGGAAGCCATGAAGCCGAGTTTTGTGTATGTGACCTACATCGAAAGCACGCCGGAGAAGGTGTGGCACGCGCTCACCGACCGCGAGCTGACCGGACAGTATTGGGGCCACCACAACGAATCCGACTGGAACAAGGGTTCGCGGTGGGCGCACGTGCGGACCGACGGGTCCGGGATCGCCGACGTCGAGGGCGAGGTCATCGAGGCGGTCCCGCCGAAGCGCCTGGTCACCACCTGGTTCGACCCGAACGGCCCGAAGGACCAGGAGCCCTCGCGCGCGACGTTCGACATCGAACAGCACGAGGGCATCGTCCGGTTGACCGTGACCCACGAAGACCTGCCCGACGAGAAGGCGCACCAGGACGTGTCCGGCGGCTGGGCGGCGGTGCTGTCGAACCTGAAGTCGCTGCTGGAGACCGGGCACGTGCTGCCGCAGGCTCCGTGGGAGATGCCGTGACTGTCTCCCGGTCCCGGGAATAGACCCGCGGCCAGGTTTGTTGGGGCCTTGTGAGCGCCGGTTTTCCGCCGGGCAGCCGCTCACGAGGCCCCTTTCGCGTGCAGTGCCAGTTGTGCGGCCGGAACCGATGCGCTACTCTCAGCGCATACCCCAGGAAGTCGGCCCCGCCGCCCAGGGGTTCCGCCCTTCCCGCCAGCGTGAGTCCACGCGACGAGGATCGGCGTCTTTCCCGAAGCCCGTCGCCTGACCCGCTTCGTTCTCACTCCGGCGGTCCGCTTAACGCGTCGACTGTCACTGCTCAAGGAGCCACAAACCATGACACAGCAAGGAATTCTCGACATCCACGGCAAGACCGCCGCACTGGGCTACACCCCCGGCGGCCCGTCCGTGCCGCTGTCCCTGATCCGCACCCACGGCCTGCGCCGCGGCGACGAACTCGTCCTCGACAACGGCGAACTAATCTCCGTCAACGGCCGCCCGCCCGGCGAAAAGCGCCCCGATTTCGACAAACTCACCCCCATTCACCCCAACCAGCGACTGGTTCTCGAAACCAGCCGACACCAGCTCACCACCCGCGTTCTAGATCTAGTCGCACCGCTGGGCAAAGGCCAGCGCGCCCTGATCGTCGCCCCGCCGCGCACCGGCAAAACCACTGTGCTGCAAGCGATCGCGCAATCGGTGGCGGTCAACCACCCGGAAGCACACCTCATGGTGCTGCTCGCCGACGAACGCCCCGAAGAAGTGACGGACATGACCCGCTCTGTCCACGGCGAGGTCGTCGCGTCCACCTTCGACCGCAAACCCGCCGAACACACCGCCGTCGCCGAACTCGCTTTGGAACGCGCGAAACGCCTGGTCGAAACCGGCCGCGATGTCGTGCTGCTGCTGGATTCGCTGACCCGCCTGGGCCGCGCGTACAACCTGGCAGCCCGCACCTCCGGCCGAATCCTGTCCGGCGGCGTGGACGCCAGCGCACTGCACCCGATGAAGAAAATCCTAGGCGCGGCAAGGAACATCGAGGACGGCGGCTCGCTGACCATCATCGCGACCGCCTTGGTGGGCACGGGTTCTCTGGCTGACACGGTGTTCTTCGAGGAGCTGAAGAGCACCGGAAACTCGGAACTCCGCCTCGACCGCATGCTCGCCGACCACCGCGTATTCCCGGCCGTGGACTTCTTCGGCTCCGGCACCCGCCGCGACGAACTGATTATCCCGCCGCAGGAACTGGCCGTGATGAACGAGGTCCGCCGCGCCCTGTCCACCCAAGACCCGAAGCGGGCCGCGGAACAGTTCCTGGAACAGGTCCGCACGACCAAGTCCAACGCGGAATTCATCGCGCGGGTCAACGCTTCGCTGGCTGTTCCGTCCACAGTGGCCGCTTGAGGTGGAGACCGAGCGCCTCCGCCTCACGCCGATCGGCCCGCACCTCGCCGACGAGCTGTACCGCCTGCATCAAGACCCCGGCATCGCCCGCTGGTACGGCACCTGGACCCGCGCCGACGCGGAGGCCCGCGCCGCGGAGATCGGCCGAAGCTGGCGACGCGACGGCGTCGGCAAATGGCTGGCCCGCCACCGGAATTCCGGAGAACTCCTCGGCCGAGGCGGACTGTCCTATCAGGACGTCAAAGGCACCCGGCAGCTGGAGATCGGCTGGGCAATACGCGAGGCGCACTGGGGAAGCGGTTACGCCACCGAGATCGGCCTCGCTGGCCTCGCCCGCGCGCGAGAACTCGGCGCGACGGAAGTGGTCTCCTTCACCGAGGTGCACAACGCCCGCTCCCGCGCGGTGATGGAACGGCTCGGCTTCACCTACCGCCACGATTTCCCGCACCGAGGCGAACCGTTCTCCCTCTACGCAATCCCGCTCGGCGACTGAGCGAAATTCACCGCCGTTGCCGAAACGGAACCGCGCCACTCTTTCGAAAAATTAATTTTTCTGCTATACTCCGAAATTACTGGGTTAAAGTCCGAAGTCATGACCCCCGACGCGCAACCCAGCCGTACCGCTCTTCTCTCCGCCGCAGCGCGAGCCGCGCATCTGCTGGTCGACGACCACCCGGCAATCTTCACCGACCCGCTCGCGCACCGCTTCCTGGGAGAACGCGCCGAAGAACTCCTCGGCTACCACCGGTCCTACGGCGACCACTCAGCCCTGTCCGGTGCCCGCACAACAGCCGTCACCCGCAGCCGCTACACCGAAAACCGGCTGGCTGAAATGGCTGTCGACCAATACGTAATCCTCGGTGCCGGGCTGGATTCCTTCGCTTACCGCGAAGCCCGACCGGCCCACGTGCGAGTGTTCGAAGTGGACAAGCCCGCCACCCAGCACTGGAAAAAGAAACTGCTGGCCGAAGCCGGGATCACCACGCCCAAATCCGTCGAGTTCGTCGCCGCCGACTTCGAGAAGGTCCCGGCGTTGACCAGCCACCTTGCCCAAGCGGGGTTCGACCCGAACCGCCCAGCATTGGTCAGTTGGCTCGGCGTAACGATGTACCTCACCGAGGAAGCGATCAGCCAAACCCTCCGCGCGATCAGCGGCCTGGCTCCCGGAACAGAACTCATCGTCGAACACCTCCTCCCCGCCGAACTCCGCGACGAGGCAGGCCAGGCGTACGCGGAGCTGGTCATGGCCGCAGCAGCCGCCCACGGCGAACCCTGGCTAACGTTCCTCAGCGCCGAGCAGATGGCCGCGCTCCTGCGAGACCACCTGCTCGAGCCGAGAGAACACGTCCGGCAAAAAGACATCCCAGTCGAATGGCAACGCGACGACGCACTTCGCCCGACCGAGCTGTCCATCCTCACCAGGGCCCGCGTCAGGGAATCGTGACCAGCCACCGATCCGACCGCCGACGCAGATAACCCCACCAATACCCGGCCGAAGCGACCAGCACCCCAGCCGTGATCGCCAGGTCCAGCAGGCTCTGCGACACCAGCACGTACCCGAGCGCCAGCACCGCCACAACGGGCACCACCGGCCACCCCGGCATCCGCCACACCTGCGGACGCCGGTGCGCCGGTCGCCGAGCCCACAGCACGCTCACCGAAATCGCCAGGTACAGCGCGACCACAGCCACCCCGGTCACGCCGCTCAGCGTTTCCACCGGCACAAAACACAGCACCGCTTCCGAAACACCGACCACGAGCGTCGCCACCCAAGGCGCGCCAAACCGCGGACTCACCACACTCAACGCCCGGTTCACCGGCTCCGGCCATGCGCGATCCCGCCCCGACGCGTACAGCACGCGCGAATTCTGGATCACCATCACGATCACCGCGTTCACGATCGCCGCCGCGATGCACAGGCTGACGATCGTGCCGAACGTCGAACTGCTCCAGCTCACCACAAGCGCGGTCAGATCAAGATTCCCGAGCGTCGCGAGATCCGGCACGCCCAGCGTGATCGCCACAACCGGCACCAGAATCACCACCGCGCTGATGCCGAGCGTCCAGAACACCGTCCGCGACACCGTTTTGTGCGGCTCCCGCATCTCCTCCGCGAGATACACCGCGGTCGAGAACCCCTGCACCACGAACAACGCCACCGCCAGCCCGGCGATCACCGAAACCAGCGCGATCGGATGGACGCCGTCGAGACTGGGCCGCACGAGCACCGAGGCAGGCCGGTCGCTGTGCGCGAAGCCGAGCACGGACACCACGACAATCGCCACGATCTCGATCACCAGGAAAATCCCGGTCAGCCACGCGTTCGAGCGCAGGTTCACCAGGCCCATCCCGGTGGACGCCAGCATCACCAGCGCACCCGCCACGGACGGATCGAGGTGGACGGCCACTGCCAGATAGTCAGCCACCCCGATCGCGATGATCGGCGGCACCACGAGAATCACGATGAACGACAACATAAAGGTGATCCATCCGGCGAACCGGCTGACCACCGTCGACACCATCGCGTACTCGCCACCCGAACTCGGGACCAGCGTGCCGAGTTCGGAGTAGCAGAACGCGATCCCGACGCACAGCAGCACGGCGAGCCCGATGGCCAGCGCGGTGCCGGTGCCGAGCGAGCCGAACAGCGGCGGGACGAGAACGAACAACGACGACGCCGGGGTCACGCAGCTGAGCGTCAGCAGGGTTCCGCCGCCGACCCCGATCGATCTGGTCAGCGAGCGGGGCGCGGGCGAACCGGCGGCAGTGTCGGTCTGGACGGGGACCGGATGAGGCGGCATGGGGATCCCTCCGTCGGCGGCGCTGGAATTCGACGGATGGAACAGGACGGGTTTGCCGTTGTCAACGCTGGAAAGACGACGAAATCCGTTGTTCGCCACCCTGGCTGACGGACGATCCGGACACTCTGGGCGACCATTCGCTACGCCTGAGGGTTGCCCGCGGCGGGGTCGACCCGAGATGATCCCCGGATGCAGAGCCAGGACCCGAACCGGCCCGCGCCGCCGGTGGTCGACGACATCTCGAAGCAGATCATCGCCCAGTTGCAAGAGGACGGACGGCGGCCGTACGCCACGATCGGCAAGGCCGTCGGACTGTCCGAGGCGGCGGTCCGCCAGCGGGTGCAGCGGCTGTCCGATTCGGGCGTCATCCAGATCGTCGCGGTGTCGGATCCCTTGCAGATCGGGCTTTTCCGTCAGGCGATGGTCGCGATCACGGTCGACGGCCCGCTCGATCCGGTCGCCGACGCACTGGCCGAAATGGACGAGATCGAGTACGTCGTGCTCTGCGCCGGCCGCTTCGACGTGCTGTGCGAGGTGCTCTGCGCCGACGACGAGGCGCTGCTCGACGTGATCTCCAACCGCATCCGCACGCTGCCCGGAGTGCGCACCGCGGAGACGCTCGTGTACCTCAAGCTGCGGAAACAGTCCTACCAGTGGGGCACGCACCGTCGGTGACGACGAAATCCGAAGATCTGTCCCGATGAGACTGATGAAATTAGTCGTTGTGGGTGGCCCGGGCGACTGATCCGCTTGCCAACCGGCGTCGGCTCGTGCGATAACCGAGAAGTCCGGCCGGTACGCCACGGTGCGTGCCGGCAGCTTCGAGGCCCGTTTCGAGGAGCCATGACCACGACCGCCGAACCCGCCGGGATCGCCACCGGCCAGGGCGCCGCCGCACACGACAACCTCTGGCTGCACTTCACGCGGCACAGTCAGGCCGAGCACTTCCCGGTGATCGTGCGCGGCGACGGTGCCTACATCTGGGACGACACCGGCAAGCGCTACGTCGACGGCCTCGCCGGGCTGTTCGCGGTGCAGGTCGGCCACGGTCGCGAGGAGTTGGCCGAAGCCGCCGCGCGGCAAACGAAACAGCTCGCGTACTTCCCGCTCTGGGGCCACGCGCATCCGCCCGCACTCGAACTGGCCGAGCGCCTGGCCGCAGCTTCGCCGGGCGACCTCAACCGCGTGTTCTTCACCGTCAGCGGCGGCGAATCCGTGGAAACGGCGTGGAAGCTCGCCAAGCAGTACTTCAAGCTGACCGGAAAACCCACTAAGCACAAGGTGATCAGCCGAGCGCTGGCGTACCACGGCACCTCGCAGGGTGCGTTGTCCATCACCGGCATTCCGGGTGCGAAGGCCGATTTCGAGCCGCTCGTGCCGAGCACCTTGCGCGTGCCGAACACGAACTTCTACCGCGCACCCGAGCACGCTGACGACTATGCGGCGTACGGCCGCTGGGCTGCCGACCAAATCGAGCAGGCTATCGAATTCGAGGGCGCGGACACCGTCGCCGCAGTATTCCTCGAACCCGTGCAAAACACCGGCGGTTGTTTTGTTCCGCCGCCGGGCTATTTCGAGCGCGTCCGCGAGATTTGCGACAAACACGACGTGCTGCTGGTGTCCGACGAGGTGATCTGCGCGTTCGGCCGGATCGGCTACGACTTCGCGGCCAAGCGGTATGGCTACCAGCCGGACATCATCACCACCGCGAAAGGCCTGACCTCGGGTTACGCCCCGCTCGGCGCGGTGCTCGCGAGCGAGAAGCTGATGGAACCGTTCGCCGGCGGCGAGGCGACCTTCATGCATGGTTCGACCTACGGCGGGCACCCGGTTTCGTGCGCGGTCGCGCACGCCAACCTCGATCTCATCGAGCGCGAGAACCTTTACGGCCATGTGCTGGAAAAGGAAACCGCCTTCCGGGCGACCCTCGACCGGTTGACCGATCTGCCGATCGTTGGCGACGTGCGCGGCACGGGTTTCTTCTACGGGATTGAACTCGTGAAGGACAAAGCGACCAAAGAGACCTTCACCGCCGAGGAATCGGAACGGATTTTGCGCGGTTATCTCTCGAACGCGCTGTTCGAGGGCGGTCTCTACTGCCGCGCCGACGACCGCGCCGAGCCGGTGGTCCAGCTGTCGCCGCCGTTGATCTGCGACCAGCCGCAGTTCGACGAGATGGAGCAGATTCTGCGCGAGGCGCTCACTGGAGCGTGGAAGTTGCTCTGACGCTCATCTCCGCGCGGGTTGTCCCGCTACGCTGATCTTCGTTGCCTACCAACGGGAGGAAAGCGCGTGGCGGAGTGGAATGACCTGGTCGCCTACATCAGGCAGACCTACCGGGTGATCCGGGACGACCCGGGCGAAATCCGGATCCGGGTCCTGTTCGGCGACGACGCGGAGACGACGGGGCGGGCGCAGGTCGTGGTGATCGCCCGGGAGATTTTCGACCAGCGCGAGGACTGGGTGCAGATCGCGACGCCGTTCGCCCGGGTGGACGAGGTCGATCTGCTCACCGTGCTGAGCGAGGTAGGCCAGACGCTGGTGGTCGGCGGGCTCGTGGTGATGGGCGAGCACCTCGTGCTGCGGCATTCGCTGCCGCTGCTGAACCTCGACCTCAACGAGTTCACCGATCCGCTCGAACTCGTCGCCGGTTCGGCCGAGCTGCTGGAGCAGCAGTTCACCGGGCGTGACGACTACTGAGCCGCCGAAGCCACGAAAAAGCGGGGCCCTGATCCGATCAGGGCCCCGCTTTTCGCTGTCTCAGTACGGCAGCGTAGCCGGCGCGCGCGGACCGTCCATCCTGGACTGAACACTCGGCTCGACCGCCGGGCAATGCTTGCCCCGGCCCGGATTCGTGCCGTCGATCAGGAAGGCGTCCGCGGCGTCGATGACGCACTGGCTCTTCTTGAAGTACGCGCCGTGGCCCCAGCCCTCGTAGGTGAGCAGCGGAGCGCCGGACTGCTGCGACGCGCGCACCGCCCAGTTGTACGGCGTGGCCGGGTCGTAACGGCTGTTCAGCATCAACATCGGCACGCCGCGCTGGACCGACAGCGGGTGCTGCGGGTTGCGCACCGGCGCGGGCCAGCTCGCACATCCGGCCGCGGCGCTCCAGCCCAGCGGCGAGAAGTGCAGGTCAGGCGATACGTCGGTGAGCGCCCGGCGGTAGCTGTCGAGCTGCGGGTAAGACGTGATCGGCAGCCGCCAGTCCGAGCAGAAGATGCTGTTGAACGGGTTCGGAATGGGGATGTCGTCCTTGGCGAAGGCCGAGCCGAGCGGCTTCCCGTCGCGGAGGCTGACCAGGGTCTGCGCGAGCTTGCCCCAGGTGGGGCCGTAGAAGTTCTGCGAGTAGATGCCGACCAGCGCCATCGGGTCGAGTTTGTCGTCCGGCGTGCCGAGCTCGCCGCGTTCGGCGCGGGCGTACAGGTCCGCGGTCACCGCGCTGACGTCCTGGCCGTGCAGCGCGCACGACGTCGTGCGGTCGCACCAGTCGCTGAACTGCTCGAACAACTCTTGCGTGGCCTGGGTTTCCGTCTTCAGGAACTCCCAGGTGCTGCGGATCGAGTGGTCCATGTTGCTGTCGAGCACGAGTGCGCGCACCCGGTCCGGGTACGCCTCGGCGTACTGCTGGCCCATCAGCGTGCCGTAGGAAACGCCGTAATAGGTG
Encoded here:
- a CDS encoding ROK family protein, producing the protein MDPAGPLRLLWLVAHGHAKSRMDLARALGLPQSTVSVRTQALMSAGVLSESGEGRSAGGRRPKLLSVNTEFGHVWGADVGSRHVRIGALDIAGNLLEVHERPLDISQEPRELVAGLAAAVRDVMAGADCPGRALGLGVAFPGPVDVDAGTITLPSRMPGWRGFAVRDALAEHFELPVFVDNDANLLALGESVAGAPGRTLLVVKAGTGIGSGIVLGGELYRGRAGVAGDISHVRVPAAEDRPCTCGNRGCLEVVASGAALVGQLRAQGLKLETTAQVMATAEDGHPEATTAVRRAGLRLGEVLATVVNFSNPDEVLLGGALSGSEAFVAAVRGALYERCLPLATRELRIDRVRFGADAGLCGAGALALDAVFEQAIKRSGR
- a CDS encoding M81 family metallopeptidase, which encodes MKKLRVGITGIAIESSTFSPHRSTVDDFRISRGDDLLARYDFLDEDWAADVEWVPLVDARSLPGGAVTEEAYAELSGEILDRLRSAGELDGLFFDIHGAMSVVGRSDVEASLAQEVRSILGPDVLVSASMDLHGNVSRELVTALDLITCYRMAPHEDAWETRERAARNLVARLRSGGRPKKAWVPVPVLLPGEKTSTRLEPAKSIYAAVDDVEALDGVLDAAIWVGYAWADEPRCQAAVVVMGDDVSVITKEAEYLAQSYWDARHDFAFVAPTGTLQECLTQAVASTSRPFFISDSGDNPTAGGAGDTSWSLDVLLNTPAIVDSSLTTLYAAIVDPEAVAAAVAAGVGATISVELGGKVDSGPHGPVALTAQVAAIDADDPVAGTAVVLAVGGLRVIVTARRKPYHLESDFHALGLRPREADVVIVKIGYLEPELYDMAADWLLALTPGGVDQDLLRLGHSGIVRPMFPFDPGMAAPSLAPEVF
- a CDS encoding ArsR/SmtB family transcription factor, giving the protein MQPDLDKVFKALADPTRRYLLDQLREDNGQTLGELCRRLEMTRQSATQHLAVLEAANLVSSVRRGREKLHYLNPVPLHEMQERWVDRFEQPRLRMLSAVKRRAEEAMKPSFVYVTYIESTPEKVWHALTDRELTGQYWGHHNESDWNKGSRWAHVRTDGSGIADVEGEVIEAVPPKRLVTTWFDPNGPKDQEPSRATFDIEQHEGIVRLTVTHEDLPDEKAHQDVSGGWAAVLSNLKSLLETGHVLPQAPWEMP
- the rho gene encoding transcription termination factor Rho encodes the protein MTQQGILDIHGKTAALGYTPGGPSVPLSLIRTHGLRRGDELVLDNGELISVNGRPPGEKRPDFDKLTPIHPNQRLVLETSRHQLTTRVLDLVAPLGKGQRALIVAPPRTGKTTVLQAIAQSVAVNHPEAHLMVLLADERPEEVTDMTRSVHGEVVASTFDRKPAEHTAVAELALERAKRLVETGRDVVLLLDSLTRLGRAYNLAARTSGRILSGGVDASALHPMKKILGAARNIEDGGSLTIIATALVGTGSLADTVFFEELKSTGNSELRLDRMLADHRVFPAVDFFGSGTRRDELIIPPQELAVMNEVRRALSTQDPKRAAEQFLEQVRTTKSNAEFIARVNASLAVPSTVAA
- a CDS encoding GNAT family N-acetyltransferase — protein: METERLRLTPIGPHLADELYRLHQDPGIARWYGTWTRADAEARAAEIGRSWRRDGVGKWLARHRNSGELLGRGGLSYQDVKGTRQLEIGWAIREAHWGSGYATEIGLAGLARARELGATEVVSFTEVHNARSRAVMERLGFTYRHDFPHRGEPFSLYAIPLGD
- a CDS encoding class I SAM-dependent methyltransferase — its product is MTPDAQPSRTALLSAAARAAHLLVDDHPAIFTDPLAHRFLGERAEELLGYHRSYGDHSALSGARTTAVTRSRYTENRLAEMAVDQYVILGAGLDSFAYREARPAHVRVFEVDKPATQHWKKKLLAEAGITTPKSVEFVAADFEKVPALTSHLAQAGFDPNRPALVSWLGVTMYLTEEAISQTLRAISGLAPGTELIVEHLLPAELRDEAGQAYAELVMAAAAAHGEPWLTFLSAEQMAALLRDHLLEPREHVRQKDIPVEWQRDDALRPTELSILTRARVRES
- a CDS encoding APC family permease, with translation MPPHPVPVQTDTAAGSPAPRSLTRSIGVGGGTLLTLSCVTPASSLFVLVPPLFGSLGTGTALAIGLAVLLCVGIAFCYSELGTLVPSSGGEYAMVSTVVSRFAGWITFMLSFIVILVVPPIIAIGVADYLAVAVHLDPSVAGALVMLASTGMGLVNLRSNAWLTGIFLVIEIVAIVVVSVLGFAHSDRPASVLVRPSLDGVHPIALVSVIAGLAVALFVVQGFSTAVYLAEEMREPHKTVSRTVFWTLGISAVVILVPVVAITLGVPDLATLGNLDLTALVVSWSSSTFGTIVSLCIAAAIVNAVIVMVIQNSRVLYASGRDRAWPEPVNRALSVVSPRFGAPWVATLVVGVSEAVLCFVPVETLSGVTGVAVVALYLAISVSVLWARRPAHRRPQVWRMPGWPVVPVVAVLALGYVLVSQSLLDLAITAGVLVASAGYWWGYLRRRSDRWLVTIP
- a CDS encoding Lrp/AsnC family transcriptional regulator, with translation MQSQDPNRPAPPVVDDISKQIIAQLQEDGRRPYATIGKAVGLSEAAVRQRVQRLSDSGVIQIVAVSDPLQIGLFRQAMVAITVDGPLDPVADALAEMDEIEYVVLCAGRFDVLCEVLCADDEALLDVISNRIRTLPGVRTAETLVYLKLRKQSYQWGTHRR
- a CDS encoding aspartate aminotransferase family protein, which codes for MTTTAEPAGIATGQGAAAHDNLWLHFTRHSQAEHFPVIVRGDGAYIWDDTGKRYVDGLAGLFAVQVGHGREELAEAAARQTKQLAYFPLWGHAHPPALELAERLAAASPGDLNRVFFTVSGGESVETAWKLAKQYFKLTGKPTKHKVISRALAYHGTSQGALSITGIPGAKADFEPLVPSTLRVPNTNFYRAPEHADDYAAYGRWAADQIEQAIEFEGADTVAAVFLEPVQNTGGCFVPPPGYFERVREICDKHDVLLVSDEVICAFGRIGYDFAAKRYGYQPDIITTAKGLTSGYAPLGAVLASEKLMEPFAGGEATFMHGSTYGGHPVSCAVAHANLDLIERENLYGHVLEKETAFRATLDRLTDLPIVGDVRGTGFFYGIELVKDKATKETFTAEESERILRGYLSNALFEGGLYCRADDRAEPVVQLSPPLICDQPQFDEMEQILREALTGAWKLL
- a CDS encoding alpha/beta hydrolase, translating into MGLGRKLAVAATAVTAATALFTATPASAASAAIDWKPCPTGQGAECGKLTVPLDWDHPGDGTIQLALARRKATDPAHRIGSVLMDPGGPGGAGAGEVQSGWTLSPKVAARFDTVGFDPRGVGESTAIKCGLDELTAKNPVQPKDSAEFQQLLSYNRALGRSCEKITGPLATHSDTRSVVRDMDAIRAALGDKKLTYYGVSYGTLMGQQYAEAYPDRVRALVLDSNMDHSIRSTWEFLKTETQATQELFEQFSDWCDRTTSCALHGQDVSAVTADLYARAERGELGTPDDKLDPMALVGIYSQNFYGPTWGKLAQTLVSLRDGKPLGSAFAKDDIPIPNPFNSIFCSDWRLPITSYPQLDSYRRALTDVSPDLHFSPLGWSAAAGCASWPAPVRNPQHPLSVQRGVPMLMLNSRYDPATPYNWAVRASQQSGAPLLTYEGWGHGAYFKKSQCVIDAADAFLIDGTNPGRGKHCPAVEPSVQSRMDGPRAPATLPY